From Cotesia glomerata isolate CgM1 linkage group LG2, MPM_Cglom_v2.3, whole genome shotgun sequence, a single genomic window includes:
- the LOC123259896 gene encoding septin-7 isoform X3, producing the protein MSTENHNGSTPHANGSVKTAIGSSLSSVSASQASMTQPRTLSSSITSNNTSFLYSSNSTLNREKSRQAPPPTLPKYTSSFNAGTNGNATADRLTRDRETGSSYRLASLDRLAVRQRILDGEKPNGDIANSMQTKRELFFKGESGLTTSPTVPSVPPPQPPNAMSTTPAGATIIPTSTTTGAATIITATTTMTTTPVPSSTVPPVASVKPRLPSNMSVDQEDSNKRDSNKESALQIHLRPAALPSKPREPDGYVGFANLPNQVYRKAVKKGFEFTLMVVGESGLGKSTLINSLFLTDVYSAEYPGPSLRVKKTVAVETSKVLLNENGVNLTLTVVDTPGFGDAVDNSNCWVPVIEYIESKYEEFLNAESRVVRKQIPDSRVHCCLYFVAPSGHGLKPLDVEFMQRLHDKVNIIPIIAKADTMTPEECAQFKKQILNEIAQHKIKIYEFPELEEEEENKFHKILRDRVPFAVVGANTVIEVDGKKVRGRKYPWGVAEVENLEHCDFIALRNMVIRTHLQDLKDVTNNVHYENFRCRTLAGVGVDGKPTRISNNLCPPGVMNSFMTVWNPLAQLEEEKREHDAKMKKMEMEMEQVFEMKVKEKKQKLRDSEADLQRRHEQMRRSLEQQLRELEDKRRAFEAERQVWEQQTGQSIEELRRRSLDNNSKETVDGKDKKSKKKGLF; encoded by the exons atgtcTACGGAAAATCATAACGGCAGCACACCCCACGCAAATGGCAGTGTTAAAACAGCTATTGGAAGCAGTTTATCAAGTGTATCAGCGTCACAGGCATCAATGACACAACCCAGGACACTATCGTCGTCAATAACAAGCAACAACACCTCATTTTTGTACAGCAGTAACTCGACATTGAACCGTGAAAAATCTCGACAAGCTCCACCGCCAACGCTGCCGAAATACACATCAAGTTTTAACGCCGGTACTAATGGCAATGCTACTGCTGATCGGCTTACACGGGATCGTGAAACTGGCAGCAGCTATAGGCTTGCCAGTTTAGATCGACTTGCTGTAAGACAACGGATCCTCGACGGAGAGAAACCCAACGGGGATATTGCGAATTCG ATGCAAACAAAGCGTGAGCTGTTTTTTAAAGGCGAGAGTGGATTGACGACGTCTCCTACTGTCCCGTCTGTTCCGCCTCCACAGCCACCGAATGCAATGTCAACCACACCAGCCGGAGCAACAATAATACCAACATCAACAACAACCGGAGCAGCAACAATAATAACCGCGACAACGACAATGACAACAACGCCAGTGCCATCCTCAACAGTGCCACCGGTCGCATCGGTTAAACCGCGGTTGCCCTCTAATATGAGTGTCGACCAGGAAGACAGCAACAAACGTGACAGTAATAAAGAATCTGCTCTGCAAATTCATCTGCGTCCAGCAGCTTTGCCATCAAAGCCACGTGAACCAGATGGTTATGTTGGCTTCGCTAATCTGCCTAATCAAGTTTACCGTAAAGCTGTCAAAAAGGGCTTTGAATTTACTCTGATGGTTGTCG gCGAGTCTGGATTGGGTAAATCAACCCTCATAAACTCACTTTTTCTTACGGATGTTTATAGTGCTGAATATCCAGGTCCTAGTCTACGGGTTAAAAAAACCGTCGCTGTTGAGACAAGTAAAGTCTTGTTAAATGAAAAtggtgttaatttaacacttaCTGTTGTTGATACTCCCGGATTTGGTGACGCTGTTGATAACAGTAattg ttGGGTACCAGTAATCGAGTATATTGAATCAAAATACgaagaatttttaaacgcAGAGTCACGTGTGGTCAGAAAACAAATACCCGACAGCCGTGTACACTGTTGTCTTTACTTCGTCGCGCCGTCGGGTCATGGATTAAAACCGTTGGATGTTGAATTTATGCAACGGCTTCATGACAAAGTTAACATCATTCCTATCATCGCTAAGGCTGATACAATGACTCCTGAAGAGTGTGCACAATTTAAGAAACAA atattaaatgaaatagcgcagcataaaattaaaatttatgagttCCCTGAGCTTGAAGAAGAAGAGGAAAATAAATTCCACAAGATTCTGAGGGACCGAGTACCATTTGCCGTCGTTGGTGCAAACACGGTCATTGAAGTTGATGGTAAAAAAGTTCGTGGCCGTAAATATCCATGGGGTGTTGCCGAAG TTGAAAATCTAGAGCACTGTGACTTTATCGCCCTCCGTAACATGGTCATCAGAACGCATTTGCAAGACTTGAAGGATGTGACAAATAACGTTCATTACGAAAATTTCCGTTGCCGTACATTGGCTGGTGTCGGGGTTGACGGCAAGCCGACGAGAATTTCTAACAA TTTGTGCCCTCCTGGAGTGATGAACAGTTTCATGACAGTGTG GAACCCTCTGGCGCAGTTAGAGGAAGAGAAGCGAGAGCATGACGctaaaatgaagaaaatggAAATGGAGATGGAGCAAGTTTTCGAGATGAAAGTTAAGGAGAAAAAACAGAAACTGAGAGATTCCGAAGCTGAT TTACAAAGAAGACATGAACAAATGAGACGATCCCTTGAACAACAATTACGTGAGCTAGAGGATAAAAGACGCGCTTTCGAAGCTGAGAGGCAGGTTTGGGAGCAACAAACTGGGCAAAGCATTGAAGAACTACGCAGACGTAGTTTGGATAATAATTCTAAAGa